Proteins found in one Aspergillus chevalieri M1 DNA, chromosome 2, nearly complete sequence genomic segment:
- a CDS encoding uncharacterized protein (COG:S;~EggNog:ENOG410PSED;~InterPro:IPR007014;~PFAM:PF04930), giving the protein MSLLSRTSTVLGIGLGLSFTMNPLSPLRASPMQCQYSAPYYRTEAPAAETGWGVPADDHLLSKQGKTRPGTSAGGFLTKNNMKQVSFGSVLGLVAGVGLRAFSRVLVVLIGMGFVFVEWAASKGYNIVPVNRLQRYVKNTDLQRALSKYAPFKVTFGLTMSLAAFAQF; this is encoded by the exons atgtCCCTCCTCTCCCGAACTTCCACAGTCCTAGGCATCGGCCTTGGCCTCTCCTTCACAATGAACCCCCTCTCCCCCCTCCGCGCATCCCCGATGCAATGCCAATACAGCGCCCCCTACTACCGCACCGAAGCTCCCGCCGCAGAAACCGGCTGGGGCGTTCCCGCCGACGATCACCTGCTCTCCAAGCAGGGCAAGACGAGACCGGGTACGAGTGCGGGTGGGTTTCTGACGAAGAATAATATGAAGCAGGTTAGTTTCGGGAGTGTGTTGGGGTTGGTTGCGGGGGTTGGGTTGAGGGCTTTTTCGAGGGTGCTTGTTGTGTTGATTGGGATGGGGTTTGTTTTTGTTGAG TGGGCTGCGTCGAAAGGGTATAACATTGTGCCTGTGAACCGGTTGCAGAGATATGTCAAGAACACCGACTTGCAAAGGGCGTTGTCGAAGTATGCGCCGTTTAAGGTGACCTTTGGTCTCACCATGTCGCTTGCTGCGTTTGCGCAGTTTTAG
- the ORC2 gene encoding origin recognition complex subunit 2 (COG:L;~EggNog:ENOG410PIIK;~InterPro:IPR007220;~PFAM:PF04084;~go_component: GO:0000808 - origin recognition complex [Evidence IEA];~go_component: GO:0005634 - nucleus [Evidence IEA];~go_process: GO:0006260 - DNA replication [Evidence IEA]) translates to MRKQPDSGSDDEYHPVSTPKRQRTMANGSVSVNNNIIGNDSPEASPTKRTPRKSIAATPAALKESGLKTPTQRAKAKALFTTPTKPTVVSTPTRARNADRSAKKKSARLLLEQDDEEVWDGADRLAEEILEDEHTAPDVTTVDGDKDVKESVEASAEPTEKPAQTPKRRAGRPKGARNKRSPTPEGELPPHERYFFQNRAGPTHTSNNTLNKVSLLTHEEYFDTLARYTDPCNREKEFLLDLHHRSFPQWDFEFDQGFNICLYGFGSKRRLLQSFADWLYQKHSPASPSIVIVNGHTPNISIRSIFATIATAVLGADLPSKLGSQPVEVLELLQSVLKSRPYQEPITVLINSIDAPPLRRAVNQALLSRLAATPMIRLLATADTPNFLLMWDINFRDQYNFVFHDCTTFSPFDAEFDIVEEVHGLLGRKGRRIGGKEGVGFVLKSLPENAQNLYRLLLTELITMLDEGHNSDDEDGGQGQGENNAHDETGIEFRMLYQKATEEFIASSEMMFRTLLKEFHDHQMITSRMDASGMEILGVPLSREEMEGVLEDLVLS, encoded by the exons ATG CGCAAACAACCAGATTCCGGTTCCGACGATGAATACCATCCGGTATCGACGCCCAAGAGGCAGAGAACTATGGCAAATGGTTCCGTCTCCGTGAATAACAATATCATTGGCAATGACTCCCCCGAAGCGAGTCCGACGAAACGAACGCCGCGAAAATCCATCGCCGCGACTCCGGCCGCCCTGAAAGAATCGGGACTAAAGACTCCTACGCAGCGAGCAAAGGCAAAAGCCCTTTTTACGACTCCTACCAAACCCACGGTTGTGTCGACGCCTACGCGAGCACGGAATGCAGATCGGTCTGCTAAGAAGAAGAGCGCGCGGTTACTGCTCGAGcaggatgacgaggaggtGTGGGATGGTGCTGATCGGTTAGCAGAGGAGATATTGGAGGATGAGCATACTGCCCCGGATGTCACCACTGTAGATGGCGACAAAGATGTGAAGGAGTCTGTGGAGGCGTCAGCAGAACCAACAGAAAAGCCAGCACAAACGCCCAAACGCCGCGCAGGGCGACCAAAGGGCGCGAGAAACAAACGTTCCCCGACACCTGAGGGAGAGCTTCCGCCACATGAACGATATTTCTTCCAGAACCGGGCGGGTCCGACACATACGTCGAATAATACATTGAATAAGGTGTCGCTGTTAACGCATGAAGAGTACTTTGATACATTGGCGCGATATACGGATCCGTGTAACAGGGAGAAGGAGTTCCTGCTGGACTTGCATCATCGGTCGTTCCCGCAGTGGGATTTCGAATTTGACCAGGGATTCAATATATGTCTCTATGGGTTTGGGTCCAAACGGAGGCTTTTGCAGTCTTTCGCGGATTGGCTTTATCAGAAACATAGTCCTGCATCGCCGTCGATTGTGATTGTCAACGGACATACGCCTAATATCTCCATTCGTTCGATCTTTGCTACGATTGCCACAGCCGTTCTTGGTGCAGATCTCCCGTCGAAACTGGGTTCACAACCAGTCGAAGTCTTGGAGTTGCTGCAGTCCGTCCTCAAGTCACGACCATACCAAGAGCCCATTACAGTCCTGATCAACTCGATTGATGCGCCTCCGCTCAGACGAGCAGTGAACCAAGCCCTGCTTTCTCGATTGGCCGCAACACCTATGATCCGTTTACTTGCGACAGCAGATACACCAAACTTCCTTCTGATGTGGGACATCAACTtccgcgatcaatacaactTTGTTTTCCATGATTGCACCACATTCTCCCCCTTCGATGCAGAGTTTGACATTGTCGAAGAAGTCCACGGCCTCTTGGGCCGCAAGGGCCGCCGCAtcggaggaaaagaaggtgTTGGGTTTGTGCTCAAGAGTCTTCCAGAGAATGCGCAGAACTTGTACCGCCTTCTCCTCACCGAGTTAATAACAATGCTGGACGAAGGACACAACtcagacgacgaagacggcgGCCAAGGACAAGGAGAAAATAATGCCCACGACGAAACAGGCATTGAATTCCGCATGCTGTACCAAAAAGCAACAGAGGAATTCATCGCTTCGTCGGAGATGATGTTCCGGACGCTGCTGAAGGAATTTCATGATCACCAGATGATCACGTCGCGGATGGACGCGAGTGGGATGGAGATATTGGGGGTTCCTCTTTCGAGAGAGGAAATGGAGGGTGTTCTGGAGGATTTGGTGTTGAGCTGA
- a CDS encoding bifunctional ornithine acetyltransferase/N-acetylglutamate synthase (BUSCO:EOG09262528;~COG:E;~EggNog:ENOG410PH6D;~InterPro:IPR042195,IPR016117,IPR002813;~MEROPS:MER0011829;~PFAM:PF01960;~go_function: GO:0004358 - glutamate N-acetyltransferase activity [Evidence IEA];~go_process: GO:0006526 - arginine biosynthetic process [Evidence IEA]), whose translation MASQPAATMAASTFARMAKGQVRHYSAPLEMSIPQSKKKYIPASGTYPKGFNVSGTHVGVKASNTKFPDLALISSETPCSAAAVFTTNKFQAAPVQVSRETLQSRRGSGIRSVVINSGCANAVTGKGGVEDAIGMGGKVDECNGVAEPSTIVMSTGVIGQRLPISKILSKIPAAHANLSPTHDSWLTAARAICTTDTFPKLLSQTFTLPSSPGRTYSLAGMTKGAGMIHPNMATLLGVLCTDAPIEPPALQSLLKHAVDRSFNSISVDGDTSTNDTIAILANGAGGGAPVNSSSSNDYTAMRDVLTTFAQSLSQLVVRDGEGATKFVTVRVQNSPSYDSGKLIASTIARSPLVKTALYGRDANWGRILCAIGYTQGVEAGTVVPERTSVSFKPVDGSPVLKLLVNGEPEQVDEERASAILQHEDLEILVDLGGGEQGENGLGGEEATYWFCDFSHEYVTINGDYRT comes from the exons ATGGCCTCACAACCTGCAGCCACAATGGCTGCCTCAACCTTTGCGCGGATGGCCAAAGGCCAAGTCCGCCACTATTCTGCACCACTGGAAATGTCCATCCCGCAatccaaaaaaaaatacatcCCTGCCTCCGGCACCTACCCCAAGGGCTTCAACGTCTCCGGCACGCATGTCGGCGTGAAAGCCTCCAACACCAAGTTCCCGGACCTCGCGCTCATTTCGTCCGAGACGCCGTGCTCGGCTGCCGCGGTGTTTACGACGAATAAGTTCCAGGCCGCGCCGGTGCAGGTCAGTCGGGAGACGCTGCAGAGTCGGCGGGGAAGTGGGATTCGGTCTGTGGTTATTAACTCGGGGTGTGCGAATGCTGTTACGGGTAAGGGAGGCGTCGAGGATGCAATTGGCATGGGGGGTAAGGTTGATGAGTGCAATGGGGTTGCTGAGCCGAGTACCATTGTCATGAGTACCGGCGTTATTGGACAGCG CCTGCCGATTTCCAAAATCCTCTCCAAAATCCCGGCCGCCCACGCCAACCTCTCCCCAACCCACGACTCCTGGCTCACAGCCGCCCGCGCAATCTGCACAACAGATACCTTCCCCAAACTCCTCTCCCAAACCTTCACCCTCCCCTCTTCCCCCGGCCGCACCTACTCCCTCGCTGGTATGACCAAAGGCGCGGGCATGATCCACCCCAACATGGCCACCCTCCTCGGCGTCCTCTGCACAGACGCCCCCATTGAGCCGCCCGCCCTTCAGTCCCTGCTCAAGCACGCCGTCGACCGCTCGTTCAACTCGATCTCCGTGGACGGAGACACAAGTACCAACGATACCATTGCTATTCTCGCGAACGGAGCTGGCGGCGGGGCGCCGGTTAACTCATCCTCGTCGAATGATTATACGGCTATGCGTGATGTTCTGACTACCTTTGCGCAATCGCTCTCGCAGCTGGTTGTTCGTGATGGCGAGGGAGCTACGAAGTTCGTCACTGTGCGCGTGCAGAACTCGCCGTCCTACGACTCTGGTAAACTCATCGCTTCGACTATTGCTCGCTCCCCGCTTGTCAAGACGGCTTTGTACGGCCGCGACGCGAACTGGGGACGTATTCTCTGTGCCATTGGATACACGCAGGGCGTTGAGGCTGGCACTGTGGTGCCAGAGCGGACGAGCGTGAGCTTTAAGCCTGTTGATGGTAGCCCTGTGTTGAAGCTCTTGGTGAACGGTGAGCCGGAGCAGGTTGATGAGGAGCGGGCGAGTGCCATTCTGCAGCATGAGGATTTGGAGATTCTGGTTGATCTGGGTGGTGGTGAACAGGGTGAGAATGGTCTTGGTGGTGAGGAGGCTACGTACTGGTTCTGTGACTTCAGTCATGAGTATGTGACTATCAACGGTGACTACCGGACTTAA
- the SEC61 gene encoding translocon subunit SEC61 (BUSCO:EOG092620E4;~COG:O,U;~EggNog:ENOG410PX0Y;~InterPro:IPR019561,IPR023201,IPR030659,IPR002208;~PFAM:PF10559,PF00344;~TransMembrane:10 (i33-55o75-100i120-139o145-167i174-195o244-263i284-306o361-380i416-434o440-458i);~go_component: GO:0016020 - membrane [Evidence IEA];~go_process: GO:0015031 - protein transport [Evidence IEA]) — translation MSGLRFLDLIKPFTPLLPEVAAPETKVPFNQKLMWTGLTLLIFLVMSQMPLYGIVSSDTSDPLYWLRMMLASNRGTLMELGITPIISSGMVFQLLAGTHLIDVNLDLKTDRELYQTAQKLFAIILSFGQACVYVLTGLYGQPSDLGAGICVLLIVQLVVAGLVVILLDELLQKGYGLGSGISLFIATNICESIVWKAFSPTTINTGRGPEFEGAIIALFHLLLTWPDKQRALYEAFYRQNLPNVMNLLATVIVFASVIYLQGFRVEIPVKSSRQRGMRGSYPVRLFYTSNMPIMLQSALCSNIFLISQMLYSRFSDNILVKLLGVWEPREGSAQLHAASGIAYYMSPPLNFKEALLDPVHTSVYIAFMLVACALFSKTWIEVSGSAPRDVAKQLKDQGLVMAGHREQSMYKELKRIIPTAAAFGGACIGALSVASDLLGALGSGTGILLAVTIIYGYFEIAAREGDFGSGLKGLVPGS, via the exons ATGAGCGGAC TTCGCTTCCTCGATCTGATTAAGCCCTTCACGCCCCTCCTCCCGGAGGTGGCAGCCCCGGAGACCAAGGTTCCCTTCAACCAGAAACTGATGTGGACGGGA TTGACCTTGTTGATCTTCTTGGTTATGAGTCAGATGCCCTTGTATGGTATCGTCTCGTCCGACACATCGGATCCGCTGTACTGGCTGCGTATGATGTTGGCCAGTAACCGGGGTACGCTCATGGAGTTGGGTATTACTCCCATCATCTCTTCAGGCATGGTTTTCCAG CTCCTCGCTGGTACCCACCTCATCGATGTCAACTTGGACCTCAAGACCGACCGTGAGCTCTACCAGACCGCTCAGAAGCTTTTCGCTATCATCCTTTCGTTCGGTCAGGCCTGTGTCTACGTCTTGACTGGTCTCTATGGCCAGCCCAGCGACCTCGGTGCCGGTATCTGTGTTTTGTTGATCGTTCAGCTGGTTGTTGCTGGCCTTGTGGTCATTCTCCTCGATGAGCTGCTCCAGAAGGGCTACGGTCTCGGAAGCGGTATCTCTCTTTTCATCGCGACCAACATCTGCGAGTCGATTGTTTGGAAGGCCTTCTCCCCCACGACCATCAACACTGGCCGTGGTCCCGAGTTCGAGGGTGCCATCATCGCCCTGTTCCACCTCCTGTTGACCTGGCCCGACAAGCAGCGTGCTCTGTACGAAGCTTTCTACCGACAGAACCTCCCCAACGTCATGAACCTCCTGGCTACCGTCATCGTCTTTGCCTCCGTCATCTACCTCCAGGGCTTCCGTGTTGAGATCCCCGTCAAGTCCTCCCGCCAGCGTGGCATGCGTGGTTCTTACCCCGTCCGCCTGTTCTACACCTCCAACATGCCCATCATGCTCCAGTCCGCTCTGTGCTCCAACATCTTCCTGATCAGCCAGATGCTGTACTCGCGTTTCTCTGACAACATCCTTGTCAAGCTCCTCGGTGTCTGGGAGCCTCGTGAGGGTTCTGCTCAGCTCCATGCTGCTTCGGGTATTGCCTACTACATGTCTCCTCCCTTGAACTTCAAGGAGGCCCTTCTCGACCCCGTTCACACCTCCGTCTACATTGCTTTCATGCTCGTTGCCTGCGCCCTCTTCTCCAAGACCTGGATTGAGGTTTCCGGCTCTGCTCCCCGTGATGTTGCCAAGCAGCTCAAGGACCAGGGTCTCGTCATGGCCGGTCACCGTGAGCAGAGCATGTACAAGGAACTGAAGCGTATCATCCCCACTGCTGCCGCTTTCGGTGGTGCTTGCATTGGTGCTCTGTCCGTTGCCTCTGACCTTCTTGGTGCCCTTGGAAGCGGTACTGGTATTCTGCTTGCCGTTAC TATTATATACGGATACTTCGAAATCGCTGCCCGAGAGGGCGACTTCGGTTCTGGCCTCAAGGGCCTTGTCCCCGGGAGCTAA
- a CDS encoding uncharacterized protein (COG:S;~EggNog:ENOG410PRFM), whose amino-acid sequence MLQGLEQSSISLYPALDNLKPPSTAVLSAKGDSIQQPYDDRHMSHEEDVPAASLTQHINTSSPAKKFPAYISHRRVNTEGISRPTPLPSTQLFTDQSKTTEDLDAYHTTALTRRRVGEGAKRFSDWFQGKSEPVNVGAMRQTSDEESPMTTSIKMERPTGLTQKRMTYPSPLKQATTPSRFSLFGKRQEQRPEPAEDELLNLDVTAALFPPGSDELEGQEAFNALRNNADTMIKRLQAAYKQRTFALHEANADKNEKQEELEETRTRVGHLKVQLDGMAEKVQEQERAIKAMAEELEQEKQTRQREEEARRHSVMLVKPPEDDVTSDSGAEFTASKRSSKRASTFTSDSGFESGDESSADSIFSRRDGVVSPTSTVSTMALSPNIPQAALSPPTSNTLQPRKEPIRTTPQRPSAYDRLKGLASSTFGSNPSKCSICHGVPSSEAWTVLGVLKEENNGLKTRLGELETVVDDCLSLVD is encoded by the coding sequence ATGCTTCAAGGCCTCGAACAATCTTCCATATCACTGTATCCGGCGCTGGATAATCTTAAACCTCCCTCCACTGCTGTCCTGTCCGCTAAGGGTGACTCGATTCAGCAGCCTTATGACGATCGTCATATGTCCCACGAGGAGGACGTACCTGCAGCTTCTTTGACACAACATATCAATACATCATCACCTGCAAAGAAGTTCCCTGCTTACATTTCTCACCGCCGCGTCAACACCGAAGGCATCTCACGCCCAACTCCTTTGCCGTCAACACAGTTGTTCACAGACCAGTCTAAGACTACTGAAGACCTCGACGCCTACCACACAACCGCGCTTACTCGGAGAAGGGTTGGCGAAGGAGCAAAACGGTTCTCGGACTGGTTTCAAGGAAAGTCGGAGCCCGTCAACGTGGGAGCAATGCGTCAAACATCCGACGAAGAATCACCCATGACAACATCGATCAAGATGGAACGACCTACGGGCCTAACGCAGAAGCGCATGACCTATCCGTCGCCGTTGAAGCAGGCCACGACGCCTAGCCGATTTTCTCTCTTCGGAAAGCGACAAGAGCAGCGCCCCGAACCCGCTGAAGACGAGCTGCTGAACCTCGACGTCACCGCCGCTCTCTTCCCACCCGGATCCGACGAACTCGAAGGCCAGGAAGCGTTCAATGCCCTCCGGAACAATGCCGATACCATGATCAAACGCCTACAAGCCGCCTACAAACAAAGAACGTTCGCGCTCCACGAAGCCAACGCGGACAAGAATGAAAAACAGGAGGAGCTCGAGGAAACACGGACCCGTGTAGGGCATCTGAAGGTTCAACTCGATGGAATGGCCGAAAAGGtacaagaacaggagagaGCCATCAAGGCCATGGCCGAAGAGTTGGAGCAAGAGAAACAAACACGTCAAcgagaggaagaagcacGTCGACACAGCGTGATGCTAGTCAAACCTCCCGAGGACGATGTCACCTCTGATTCAGGGGCCGAGTTCACCGCCTCAAAGAGAAGCTCGAAACGCGCCAGTACGTTCACCAGTGACTCCGGCTTTGAATCTGGCGATGAGAGCTCGGCAGATAGTATATTCTCACGTCGCGATGGTGTTGTCTCGCCGACTTCGACTGTTTCGACTATGGCATTGTCGCCCAACATCCCACAAGCGGCCCTGTCTCCCCCAACGTCGAATACATTGCAACCCCGGAAAGAGCCCATTCGTACAACCCCACAACGTCCGTCGGCGTATGACCGACTCAAGGGACTCGCCTCGTCCACTTTTGGTAGTAACCCGTCCAAGTGCAGTATATGCCACGGCGTGCCATCCTCTGAAGCTTGGACCGTGCTTGGTGTtctcaaagaagagaacaACGGCCTGAAGACACGGTTAGGAGAACTGGAAACAGTGGTTGATGACTGCCTAAGTCTCGTTGACTAG